In the genome of Curtobacterium sp. MCLR17_036, the window GGCGCGTCGGACGGCCTGGTCGATGCGGAGCTCGAGGTCGATGCTGCCGATGTCGTAGCCGCCGTCGCGCTTCGTGAAGTCGCGCTCGTTGCCGAACACGCCGAGCGGCAGGGTCGTGGACTGGAAGAAGCCGAACAGCGGACGCATCTGGTGCTCGACGAGCAGGGCGTGCCGGTCGCTGCCGCCGGTGGCGGTCAGGAGCACCGGGGTGTCGACGAGGTCGTACTGGCCGATCCAGTCGAAGAAGAGCTTGAAGGCACCGGAGTACGCGGCCCGGAAGGCCGGGCTGCCGACGACGAGGACGTCCGCGGCCTCAACGGTCTCGAGCGCCCGGCGGGTGCGGTCGGACATCGCCTCGCGGGACGACGCCGCTCCGAGGTCGGCCAGCAACGGGCCGATCTCGATCGTCTCCGTCCGGGCACCCTCGATGTCCTGGGCCAGTCGCGCCACCGTCGCGCCGACCAGGGTGGACGTCCGCGAGGGGTCCGACGGGCTGCCGCTGACGCCGACCACCAGTTCTCCGCTCATGCACCCGATGCTCACACGTCGTCGGTCACCGGGTCCGGGTTGTGACGACTTGTGTCGGGTGCCAGCGTCGCCGGGTACCGTCCTGGCGATGCAGACCTTCCTGCCGTACGCCGACTTCCGGGCCTCGGCCGAGTCCCTCGACGACAAGCGGCTGGGCAAGCAGCGCGTGGAGACGCTGCAGGTGATGCGGGCGTTGACGCTCCCCGACTACGGCTGGCAGCACCACCCGGTCACGGCGATGTGGCGCGGGTACCGCCCGGCGCTCATGGCCTACCAGGAGGCGACGTGCCGCGTCTGGCTGGAACGCGGTCACGCGGACACCTGCCTCGAGAAGACCCTGGCCGACCTCGCGCTGGTCCCCGAGGACCTGGAGACCTACGAGCACGGCGACGTCCCGATCCCGCCGTGGAACCGCGACGAGGCCCTGCACCGCTCGCACCGGTCGAAGCTCGTGCAGAAGGCGCCGGAGCACTACCGCGAGCTGTTCCCCGACGTGCCCGACGACCTCGAGTACCTCTGGCCCGGGGTCCCGGAGCCCGCCGTCCGCCCGAGCTGAGGCACCCGCTCAG includes:
- a CDS encoding NAD(P)H-dependent oxidoreductase, with the translated sequence MSGELVVGVSGSPSDPSRTSTLVGATVARLAQDIEGARTETIEIGPLLADLGAASSREAMSDRTRRALETVEAADVLVVGSPAFRAAYSGAFKLFFDWIGQYDLVDTPVLLTATGGSDRHALLVEHQMRPLFGFFQSTTLPLGVFGNERDFTKRDGGYDIGSIDLELRIDQAVRRAVPLIRGGFATAGLTEVRRPADF
- a CDS encoding MSMEG_6728 family protein, which codes for MQTFLPYADFRASAESLDDKRLGKQRVETLQVMRALTLPDYGWQHHPVTAMWRGYRPALMAYQEATCRVWLERGHADTCLEKTLADLALVPEDLETYEHGDVPIPPWNRDEALHRSHRSKLVQKAPEHYRELFPDVPDDLEYLWPGVPEPAVRPS